Below is a window of Ananas comosus cultivar F153 linkage group 9, ASM154086v1, whole genome shotgun sequence DNA.
CTACTATTCACGTGTATGATAGAGTTCAAATGAATCATAGCACATAGCACATGCATCGACACGAAAGATCAGATGTTACGTAATGTCAATCTTAGAAACAATGACTTCGCATGTCATGTTAGATTTTCTCACGTGCAACAAATGCAGGAGCGAGAAAAGAACGTGCTGATGATCGTGATCCCGATGCAAGTGATCGAGAACATCGCGTCGGCGGTGATCGGCGAGACCGGCCCGGCGGAGAGGGACTGGCTGGCCTGGAACCAGATCTTCCTGCTCGTCGACATCGTCTGCTGCGCGGCCGTCTTCTTCCCCATCATCTGGTCCATCCGGAACCTCCGGGAGGCCTCCAAGACCGACGGCAAGGCCGCGCGCAACCTCGAGAAGCTCACCCTCTTCAAGCAGTTctacgtcgtcgtcgtcgggtATCTCTACTTCACGAGAATTGTGGCTGCAGCCCTGAGTGCAGTGCTTAGCTACAGGTATATATGATCTCAACATTTTCTGATTTTTCGGAAATTGGTGATGAAAGATCACTAGATGATTGTATAAGAATTTTTGTGGTTTTATACAAAGTTTggtactatatatttatatattctgtTAATCGAATTTCTAGTGAGTatttttccgaatttttaaaatttctgtaGAACTCTGAACTTTTCgaattttaccaaaatttaatCCGAATGAGAAACTTGTGAGTTGTGACTGTGGCTGCAGATTCCAAtgggtggtggcggcggcggtcgaGGGCGTGAGCCTCGCCTTCTACGTGTTTACATTTTACAATTTTCAGCCGGTGGAGAAGAACCCTTACCTCTACAtcggcgacgaggaggaggcggcggcggcggggatgcTGGAAATGGAAGAAAGATTTGAACTCTGagtttctttatttattttttttttaaaaaaaatatgattgtaATAGGAGGTTACTATATTTTCATTGCAATGATTCTATTCATACACAAAATATttgttctcctttttcttttcctattttttatgattatcTCGATTTTTATTGATTAAGAAAATGAACTTTCAAGAACTTTTAAGCTTATTTAGGCCAATACATCATACACATCATAAGTAGACAATTAAAGGAACCCTAAGGTGgtattattacaatttattatttatctcaaTTAAAGAAATATTAGCTGAACAAGTGAACAAGTGGATCCAAAATTGATTCCAATATTTTTCTTAGACAAACAAACTTCTCTTTCACAGCATCAATGAATTGTCCAATGCAAATGTCTACCCTTTCACAGCATCAATTAGAAGggatttaaattataaattccaTTCAACTCGAATTAAGTACCCGAATTATGAACAAATGACACTGCAAAAGTGATTGTTTAGGAGCCTCTTAAGAGGATGGTGGCCTCATCTTGCAACACCTTCCACGCCGCCACGACATGCCGCTCTTCAGTCAGGGGTGCTCCGATCGCAAACCGCAGAACAAACTTGCCAGAAAGAACCTACTcgaaaacagaaaaagaaaaaagttgaggCTTCATATCACCTGCGAAGTAAAAAACACACCGACACTCGTCCAATTATAGCTCATTTTCAAAAGCGGTTTCCGAACTTCAATTTTTTAGGGAAAATGTCAAAAAGCTCCTTTCCAATATAGCACGATCGCACTTTACTACCTTGTGATTTGAAGAGTAGGAATTCGCGCTCTTGTTGTTAAAACCACGCGAGCacaaaattcaaatagaaaaCCAAAGGCTAAATTGCAGAAAACATCTCTACCAATATCACGATTTCACTTCCTTCCCTTGAAAAACAAAATGACTTTGTCTGTGTTTCATTAGGCAACAGATATATATTGCTCAGAGTTATAAATGTGAAAATCGCAATGTTTATAGAAGTGTGTCCTGCATTTTAGCCATAACAAACTGAATTATTAGGAGCTCGTTTTCAAATGACCTACAGTTGGAGGGGAGTccacatatttttaaaaaaattaaaacagtaTATGAGTTCAGAAATTTTAAGGAACTAATGTAAAACCCACAGTATGAGACATGAAGATCTTCCCGCTTCTGTTTACTGCGTCGAGGAGATTGTAGTTCAGTTTATAGCCATCATCTTGGTCATACAGAGGAGGGAGAAGGCGGAAACAAACAAGTGAAAAGGTCCTTGGAGCAACAATCTGTGTTGattgcaaaaaggaaaaaaaaaaggttttaaaaATGCCGTTAAGCAGACACGTATTTTTCACCGATAAACACTGAACCGAATGAAAATTCACTACGAAGTCACAAAATTGTAATTTCCTGCAATTAATGAACGGAGCTTCATTTAATGTTACAATTGGGTTCTACGGTCACACTCGGTGGTTGAGTCACTGCCACAGGTAGCAATTTCGGCAAAAATGGGTCTGTACTATGACATTACTACTGGAATTGTGGCAAACTGATTAGCTGCTATGTCGATTATTTCTCATTTAGGAACACCTTAAAGGCATTTGACGACCGGACCCAAGTGTAGCAAATATCGGATCGAGTATAATTTCAACAATTTACAGCGGTGCTTCGAACAACTTTACTAGAACAACACTTTAAGAAGCTTCAGCTGGGCTTAAAAACACAAGTATTCTTGGATAAAGTATAAGATAATACTAATAACTCATGCTAGGCACTTCCAACAAGTTTTTTACTTGGGTTTGGACTTCTCAAGCTGATCCTACGCCAAAAGTTTGTCTCGGCAGTTTTTGCCAATTTATAAGATGCTAAGTTcaactttcctttttttctttttctgtatgTATTGCATCAATTCTGCGttgtaattgatatttgaatgaTCAATTTATCCTTCCAGCAAAAGAAACTTAAAAAAGATCTTTACTGAATTTAAAATGTCAAAGGAGTGGAACCAAAATAATAGAACAAAACTGTTGTTTTCTCCTACCTCAAACCTAGAATCAGAAGAGATGAGCTGTTCGAACTGCTCAGCCAACTTTATGTGCTCTCGGATGTAGCTTTGCAGATTCTCCAAACCATATAGTCTCAAAACCATCCAAAGCTTCAGAGATCTgcaacgagagagagagagagagagagagagatttctcATGACCAAGAACAAAGCTTCTTGTTGGTACTGGTGATTTTCTTAAAAGAGGAACTTACATATATATCCCAGCAAAttcatctatttatttatttacccCTGCAGAATCTGAATTTCCATACATACCCCTTAGAAAGTATCTTGCAAAAAATACGCTATCTCGAGTTTGAAGTCATCCAACTCAAGTGGAGAAGTTAGTTTTGAAACAGAGTTTTTCAAGAAGCAGCGCTTTTATAAGTACGAGGTATAAATGTAGCCTGGATAATTTTCTAAGGGCATAGAGAAGAATTTAGATTTTGCAAGAATATGtagaaaagttgaaatttacGAAAATCTATCAGCTTATGTGCCTCAAATAAGAACAGAAAATTTGCTGTCTCATTTGAGCAGTGTATAGATCTTTGACATATAAATCCAGTATCAGACCAAAATCTTTTGAACATTCCTCGGTATCAGAGTCGGAGTTTGCACCTGAAACGGCGTCCAAGAGGAATTTGCCAGTCTTTGAAATCCACAACAGAGTTTTCTTGTGAAGCCTGCAATAATTAGATTAAAGAATCAAATAACAGGAACTAAGAATAACTGCATCAAGAAATTACATCCTTCACATATTTGGGAAGCTATCTAAATTGATGCGATTAAGTCAGTAAAGGAGCTAACCTTGTTTTTCAGAAACTCGGGATTTGTGGACAAAGATTGTATAAGAGCACTTCGGTCCTGTTAGCAAGGAACTTTTATTAGAGAAGAAATCATAACCATGATTGATTTAGAAGTATGAAGACTCGGCAACACTCATGTATTCTTCAGATTTTTGATATAGACTAAGCCCATCGATATTTAAAGCGTAATTAGAATATCGTATGCAAGGAGGAATCGGAAAGTGAATGTATCCTTCAGAAATTAAGATTTGATATTAACAAGGCATGTGCCATACCTTTACCCAAAGCAACGAGCAATCAAAATTCGTAAGAAACCATTTATGAGCATTCATGCAAAATGAATCTGCTTCCTCCACGCCGTCAATATGATGACGGTACTCTGGACATATACAAGCACTGCCCGCATGTGCAGCATCAACATGGAACCACATGTCATGGACCTggcagaaaaaaatttaaacaaatttcaaatttcacaatTACACGAGTCTCTGTGAAatagtaaaaatgtatggaaacaggccattttgaaatagaccctcCAACTTTATATCTTCAACTGACATCACTTTCACTTTTTTGTGCTTTGATTTGATTCATTTCTGTCAATTACATAGGGATTCAGTTCGGGGTCCTATTTCCAAATGGCTTATAAAGGGAGTTCACCATACTTTTTACAATGTAACAATTGAGACCATCAAAGCAGAACCAAAGTACTCAACTGCAAAGAATTTTCATTGTTAAAGCATAAATTTCTCCACATTTTTATAGATCAATTATAGCTTACAATACCTTAGAAATATTTCCTAGTTTCAATAATGGATCTACAGCTGCTGAAGAGGTAGTGCCCACCTGAAAGGAACAAATTGCTAATTCAATACCTCAGAATTTAGGGAATTGACAAAAGAAAAAGCTATATATGTAAACACTTACCGTGGTTTGCGACTCTATCATGTTTTTCTACAAACTTGATATTAAAAGTATGCTACAGAATTTTATAATTGTTGTTACTATTTGCTTATAAAATGAGCATTTtttcaaagcaaaaaaaaagtttccaacaaattttcaatttcctAAGCAAAAGCAATCATTGATGCCAAACATCTCATGAAGCATTATGCAACAAGATGGCAATCTCTTCGacaaaaaaggaacaaaaaaaagaaaagaaaagaaaccaaGCAGATGCTACATTCAGAGCCAAAGATTGTAAACAGAGGTTTACGACAAGGCTAGAGgcaaaaagttaaattaaaaagaatggaAAATAGAAAGACAGCCATGTAATACCATATGAACACTAGCATTAATGTAAAGAAACAATCAGGAGAAACTTAATATGAGGACAAACCAGATTAAATTCCAAGGAGAAAATATGTACTAACAGAAATACCAATATCAACAATGAAGAGGACAGTAATGTCCATTAAGGTTTCCCATGACTCGCCAACTTAATATAACGATATTTCTGTAAGAAACTGCGTCTTTCCAGGGGTATTTACGAAAATTCTGATTTTACATTGgtaaatatgtatatagatgattttgcagggatatatcagGTAATTATATCAAAGTTTCTCATTCTGATTCAAAGATAAGGAAAAAAATACAGAGAAAGGAGACTTAACACTTGATCCTTACTGTAGCACAGAGGAAAAATGGTATCAAGCCAAATGACAAGTCCTTGGAAATCGCTTCACTGAGTACTTCAGGAAGAAGAGCATAGTTTGAACTGCTATCAGTCTTGAGCACTCTAAAGTTTTctggaaatatccctgcaatcTAACGTGAAAAGCATATCAGCTCATAACTTCATGAGTAATTAAACGCAAATGATTAGATTATAACTATTTGACAATTTattattagatctatcaaaagTATCCAAGCATTTCTCATCAGGAGCTCATTTGAATGATTCAATTTGCTAAACTTAAGGGCTCATTGGAAAATGATTCGTTCTCCCAATTTGTAACCATCGGTTCGAAAAAATCAAGTAGTTCTAGTAAAGCTTGGTGAGATACACGACAAACAATGAGCATGTCTTCTAGAGTTACCCATTGTAAACATCATTTGTTCATTTTGACGAGGATTATGCTGAAACTAAGAGTAAATTGGAGGCACTTTGGTTTTATCAAACATTTAACCCCTAATCTAACAAACTCCAATATATCGTTTTCAAGAAATGAGTAGGAAAGAGTACATAAGAATGCATTcaaacacataaaaaaaaaatggaatacCATTGCACAAAAGGATGCTGGTGGAATAGGACAAAATAGCGACACTCAGCACGGTACATGCCAAGGACCAAGCAGTAGGCTGCTTATACTGTTGATTTCAAAGAAGAATAGAACTGTCTCCTCTAATTCTTattcaataaataaattcaagGCAAATAACATGATATAGAGCAAATCATAAAAGTAGCTGTCTTTGGAAATTCAGTCGATTTATACTACTAGTGTGAGAATGAGACAAGAAGCCTTATTTTCACAACCACACACTTGACAAATATGATGTTTACAATACCTGGCATGCCTTTTGCATAGCAGAATGTGTCTGATCGGAACAATAAACCACCAGCTTTTCAAGGGACTTTCTTCCAGCCTTCAATAAAATTTTGTCTCTTGCAGCTAATAGAACTACAAGGACAGCTTCGCTTGCTGTTCCTTGGATTACCCCTCCACCTTGCCCTGCAAGATGATCATCAAATATCAGCCAAAGCGAAGCAGAGAAGGCAGGGAAACTAAAGGGATCTTTTTGCATATACACCCATAGCGAAAGCCCCAGAGATTTTGTTTTACCAAATGCCTAGCCACTGCTTCCCAGAGTAATGAAGCCGCTCCGAAAGCCAGCGAAAGCAGGCATTAACAGCGTCGCAACTCTTACCTGTCGAAAGGAACTGCTCAGgcagcttaagcattttagcgAACCAATCCAAAACAATCATCTCCAGCTCCGTCGCGGCAGGAGACGCTATCCAACTGAACCCAATGATATTGAAGCCGGCGCTGAGCATCTCTCCTAGGAACCCAGCAGTGCTGCTATTAGACGGATAATAAGCAAAATAATCAGGGCTCTGCCAATGAGTGATGCCTGGGATTATCTTCTGACGTATATCTGCGCACGAAAACTTTTCTTAATCCTCATATCCCTTTTCTTGCAAATATTAGAAGGCTTAATCAAAACAGAGAAGAGAATCCCGAGATGTGAAGTACAGTGAAGTAGTATCACCATCGAAAACATCTTCAAGATTTTCAGGTTTGCAGGGAGCCGAATCAGGTAGGAGCTCCTTAAGATATCCTGGCTGCGGGGAAAGGTACTAAgttatagataaaaaatatatgtatgattAACACAAACATGAAATGGAAAACCATCTTGTTGTGCTAAAATGAAAACAACAAAGTATCACAGGAGATGCCAATGAAACAAACAAATTTACGCAGATCATCGAGATTAATTTCAATAAACAAGATTTTGAGACTGAAAATGTAAGTtttaatttgaagcttctacttcTATCATAAATAATAACTAGTGAAGGGACCCGCACTTTACAACGGATACAAATTGTAgcagtaattaataataaaaaaatattaaatattttcttgtgTATCTCACTTGGTACATCCACCAAAGATCTCTCACTGTTGGCGGAGGATATGGACTCGACGATGCCTTCTCCAGCGATGGTGATAGTGACGGCAACGATGATCCCTCCGATCACAGCAAAAGGGGAAATCGGGCGCGCAttcgtgagagagagagggagcgagGGAAAGAGGCGATGGTGTATAGCAAAAGATGAAAGATAGAGAATTAATGAATAGATTGAAGATAAAGAATTGAAAATCCGGTGGAGGAAAGAAAATGCCATGATGAATAATTGGAGATAGAGAGGCTATGATTGTAGATGGTAATGAGAcaatttaaatatactaattggAAGTTTGGTAGTGGGACCGTTTGCATTAACTGAAAATATAGTAGAGCGAAGGGAAATGgtcataataaataattgtagATAGAAACGATACAATTGTAAATGATAGTGGGaccatttaaatacattaattaaaagtttggtTAGTGGGATAGTTAAAATGTATATTGAAAATTTGGtgaagggaagaagaagagtcacATGCTAGTGAGAGTGAAGGAgaatttgccacgtggcaataaacattgggaattcatatagtttaatagataGATAATGAGAAGAATGTTAGAGCTTCCTCGAGAAGATCAATCCAAATTACTCTAACTCTAGCTAATCCAATCTAGAATCTCCTAGTTATTAATGGAAGTGTAGTCCCATTTGCCAAATTTGACAAAACTGCAGTTGAACTAGACAAAATTCATCATTAAACATTCTAAGacaactcaaatcaaaacaattaCAAGCTGAGCTTTAAGAAAGGGGTTTTGGATAAAGTTTGAGGAGCAAAACCTCTCACCGTGAAgggaaataaaaattaagtaaaaataacaaaaaaaaaagaagataatctTTTACCTTAACTTGGCTAAGAACGGGAAAGGATTCGATCATTTTGTAGTAATCGGCGATGAAATCGACCATTTTGTGGGCGTACTCCCTCAGCTGCTCCGAATCCATCGGCTTCAACTCGCTCTCCCTTGAAGAAGCATCAAAATAAAGTTcatattaaaagagaaaaaaaaagaaaggaaagatcAGAGATTTAAGAATGAAAATATTAGAGTTAAAAACTAACATTGGAgatggaaagagagagaaaaagaagaagaagaaggaggagaagaagaagaagaagagtgttGGGAGAAAACGGAGGGAGTGGGAGAGAGAGTGTTCTGTTCTCTCGTGTGTTTGGTGGAGCGGATGATTTTGTAATGGAGGGGGGAGGGGTTTCCTGGGACCGGAGGGATCCCGCCCCTTATTATCAGATTAATTTAAATTGGGCCTAAaatgcagatttttttttttttaaacttcgaaaaatttatttatttttcttaaaattttaaattgatgcacttAATTTTCTCCATCAAAGATTTcttctgttaattttttataatttatatcaaaaaaacttttaaaaataataaaaatatattaaaaataattttttttatgtataacaAGTAcgaataatttgatcattttcctctttttcaTCACGGTCcgtaattttgaaagttttaaaaaataatataaatttttaaaagttaaaaaaagtaaaaataatgatatttacAATAATTTTTCTGTAGTTTAATCATTAAACTATCTATATCGAAGAGTGTagattaatttcatgaataatTAGCAGCGGAATTATTCTTTAAGCAATAATTTTCTATGCAATCAATTGTAAGAAAATCATACAGAAATCAATAATAGGGCTATTCTCTGTACAATTGGTTAGACAAAAGTTTTGTATGGTGCTCCACATATAACTTTTGTAAATCGGAGCTTNATGccaattaaattctaaaaaaataatttgtattatttaattttttaatttatttagtatgaattatttaataatatttatattttaaaatttaattgtataatttatttttacaagcttaattaatatattttacataatttatctGTCTATCTTTCTAACACATTAAGTAATGAgtctaaattttatatcaaaatttttttcaaattacttatatagaataaattaaaaaaattcttaaaactaaaatttttaaagattaaatagttGAACAAAATGGCATGTCATAGGTTCTACCCATTTTTATCCATCAAGCATGAAGAAATTACTTCCCTGCACCCAGTGCACCATGTCACTCGGGCACCACAGCACCATTCCCttcattttagttttttttaatatataaaaaatactttggACACGAAcaaagtttataatattttaataattatacaaTTTGATGAATTgaattcaactttaaaattataatttacaatTATCTTctcataatttatatttttttattaattaaatatatcaatatatactaatttataaggtattataaaatttatttgtaagttTAGCCAAGAGAAAAAGGGTCAAATAATGCTGTTATTATATTTCACACCATGTTGCGATTAAAAGAGTAGCAACGCTTTNGCTGTTATTATATTTCACACCATGTTGCGATTAAAAGAGTAGCAACGCTTTTCTCTCATCGAAAATTGTCCAATTtctacaaattatatttttttattaattaaatatatcaatatatacaGTTTTGAGGgctagaataaaatttatttgtaagttTAGCCAAGAGAAAAAGGGTCAAATAATGCTGTTATTATATTTCACACCATGTTGCGATTAAAAGAGTAGCAACGCTTTTCTCTCATCGAAAATTGTCCAATTtctacaaattatattttttttggtttggttaaACTGTACATCcgattaaattttattctagcCCTCAAAACTTTTAAGCGTGACATTTGAAAACTTGGAAATTTTTAATGAAAAGCAATTGACAACCCTGCTGAAGCTTCAGCTTCATCGTTCAAAGGATCAGGCTCTGCTGCTTCTGCTggtagtttctctctctctctctctctctctcttgatgtGCTTGTTGCTCAACCCCAATTTAGACCGAATctacaaaactaaaaaaataatttgatttttaaaattttaaaattagtaaagttttttatacaaattggccaaagtttaaagactaaaattttttttttgagaaaagatagcacgctatctgcttcatttattggaagtatgaactaggctacagggGTGAGGCACCTAGGGCCTCGAGAAAACCACATCAATcaacatgaaaaaaaagaaatctaatTTGGTCGAAGGAGGAGTTCTCAGGATTTCAACAGCTGCTTAAACTTGTGGACGGCTAGCACTGGCTCAAGCTagatatttctaaaaatcaagTCATTTCTGACCTTCCAAATGGTCTATCAGCAAGCAACTAATTTAGATAGGCTGTTACTCGAATTTTGTAATCCTTTCTTGACCATCCACCTATCTTAGACGCAATTTACATCGTCGCCTAGCTCCCTATCCTGAACACCTTTCACCCCCATCACCATGATGAACTTGGTGAAGACGCACTATGTGAACAGGTGATCTACTGTCTCTTCATGTGACCTGCACAACACGCAGGCTGTGTCTCCAGTCCAACCTCTCTTCACGAGGTTATCAGCTGTAAGTGGCCTCTTTTTGAGGACTAGCTAACATAACATTTTTACTTTGAGAGGCATTCGGAGACTTCAAATCTTGTCAGCACGTGCGTCCCTTATACCCCCATCACTCAACATGGTATAAACCGATCTGATCGAAAAATGTTCGTTGCTACACCATCTCCTCAGTATCGTATCTGGTCTTTGCACTACTTTATATCGGCAAACCCTTTCCCTAAGTGCTGAAAGGTTGGATCTCAGCCCAGGCGAAATAGCAGTCTCAACTCCCAGGATCCTAGTCCAATTCTAGTTGTCACTTCTGAAGCAATCCCTTACCTTTAGTAGTTTGCGATTCGTCGTAGCATAAATCTCTGGGAATACAGTTGTAGGGTGGTTTCCCCACACCAGTGATCCAACCAAAAGTCAATAGAGCTCTCATTACCCAGTTTGTAGGAGATTCCCCGTTTGAAAATATCATTGGTGCTTAATTAGGGCTCCCTTCCACCAGTATGAGAGAGGCCTGAAATATTTTTCCTCCCTCAGTGGTTGTCTTTTTTGATAGTATAAAGCTCGAATGATCTTATTCCATTGTAGTTGTGGTGTTGTATGGAATCTCCACTACCATTTGGCCAGAAGGGCACGATTCATAATGGCTAAGTTTAGGATGCCGAGCATGTCTTCTATTTTGCTTCTACAAACGTTCTTCCATGCCACTAAACAGCCCTTGCCTGAGGAATTACTTCCGCTATTCCAGAAAAAATCTCTGCGTGTGGCCTCTATGCGCTTGATCACCTATTTGGGTGTCTTGAAGACTGACATGAAGTAAAGGGGTAGGTTGGTTAGGACAACGCTGACCAAGACGAGTCTACTCCCCCTTGATCTTGAAGACTAACATGAAGTAAAGGGGTAGATTGGTTAGGACAGCGTTGACCAAGACGAGTCTACTCCCCCTTGAGAGCAGTTTAGCCTGCCATCCATTGACTCTATGTTGGATTTTCTGGATGATCCGCCACCATGCCTCCTTTAAGGGGGGGTCTAGAAGAGAAAGGAAATCCTAAGCGGTAGGGAGAGTGCCAACTCTGCAGAGCAagtttgatgttttttttttagcaagTTTGCTGTTGGATAGCATATTTAGGTTGTACCCTTTTTTTCCCATCAATCATAAGAACTTAGTTCCTTGCACCCAGTGCACCATGTCACTTGTGCAGCACAGCGCCATTCCCttcattttagctttttttttaataaaaaatattttgtttataaaataattttataatgtttTACGAGGCATACAACTCAATGAATGATTTGCAATTTTTCATTCATGATTTGCAATTTTTCATTGATATCTCTTACCTTACAAtcatcaattaaatattttttatgtatagtaatttataaaatattataaaattggcTTGTTTTGCGTTAAGCgcaccaaaagaaaaaggacaaaaaaaaagaagaaagggtcTCCACATGGACGCCTAAAGAAAAGGGacaaaaaaaagggtcaaataATGCTATTACTAGTGacagacccgcgcgatgctgcgaatataaaaatattttaataataaattttgatttatatttatatatattttatatagttttataagtctaattattgaTTAAGtaaaagttatatttaaaataatttaataattaaatatgtttaaagaaaaataattaaaactggTATATGtgcaatataaatttatataacagtttattaataattaaattattttgtaaagatttatgtgaaaaagatttgagataaatctattcaaataatttaaataaatcagtaaataaaagaaaaataaatagtagaagaaattgtttataaaactatatttatatatatacagagagacacacactatatttataaattgttattccagaaatttaaattttgtattttttcatATGTCGCCatttttcatgattttgatTGTATCTACCAGAATAGATTTTATTACGCAATTTATTATGCGTATTAttaat
It encodes the following:
- the LOC109715733 gene encoding tyrosine decarboxylase 1 isoform X1, which translates into the protein MESELKPMDSEQLREYAHKMVDFIADYYKMIESFPVLSQVKGSSLPSLSPSLEKASSSPYPPPTVRDLWWMYQPGYLKELLPDSAPCKPENLEDVFDDIRQKIIPGITHWQSPDYFAYYPSNSSTAGFLGEMLSAGFNIIGFSWIASPAATELEMIVLDWFAKMLKLPEQFLSTGQGGGVIQGTASEAVLVVLLAARDKILLKAGRKSLEKLVVYCSDQTHSAMQKACQIAGIFPENFRVLKTDSSSNYALLPEVLSEAISKDLSFGLIPFFLCATVGTTSSAAVDPLLKLGNISKVHDMWFHVDAAHAGSACICPEYRHHIDGVEEADSFCMNAHKWFLTNFDCSLLWVKDRSALIQSLSTNPEFLKNKASQENSVVDFKDWQIPLGRRFRSLKLWMVLRLYGLENLQSYIREHIKLAEQFEQLISSDSRFEIVAPRTFSLVCFRLLPPLYDQDDGYKLNYNLLDAVNRSGKIFMSHTVLSGKFVLRFAIGAPLTEERHVVAAWKVLQDEATILLRGS
- the LOC109715733 gene encoding tyrosine decarboxylase 1 isoform X2, with the translated sequence MESELKPMDSEQLREYAHKMVDFIADYYKMIESFPVLSQVKPGYLKELLPDSAPCKPENLEDVFDDIRQKIIPGITHWQSPDYFAYYPSNSSTAGFLGEMLSAGFNIIGFSWIASPAATELEMIVLDWFAKMLKLPEQFLSTGQGGGVIQGTASEAVLVVLLAARDKILLKAGRKSLEKLVVYCSDQTHSAMQKACQIAGIFPENFRVLKTDSSSNYALLPEVLSEAISKDLSFGLIPFFLCATVGTTSSAAVDPLLKLGNISKVHDMWFHVDAAHAGSACICPEYRHHIDGVEEADSFCMNAHKWFLTNFDCSLLWVKDRSALIQSLSTNPEFLKNKASQENSVVDFKDWQIPLGRRFRSLKLWMVLRLYGLENLQSYIREHIKLAEQFEQLISSDSRFEIVAPRTFSLVCFRLLPPLYDQDDGYKLNYNLLDAVNRSGKIFMSHTVLSGKFVLRFAIGAPLTEERHVVAAWKVLQDEATILLRGS